A part of Candidatus Eisenbacteria bacterium genomic DNA contains:
- a CDS encoding TonB-dependent receptor, whose product MIAAGVEAHAEERLPEVVVTAPPVRDDAPAPRDPTAFASVIETREAATSVETLAEALSNTVGVQVRRFGGLGDFSTVSIRGFSPGQVQVYLDGVPLSRADNEVVNLSDLPLDAVDHVEVYRSITPLAFAQSGAGGVVNVVTRRPGAEPIAAGAVSYGSFETRKASLAYGRTVGAWDGLVFGQYLGSKGDFTFTLDPNEFFNAPPQSEQTRINNAFNQGDLTGRVAYHGSPFTLAITTDTFVKSQGVPGRAEVQSPTGHRDTLRSLTQIDLTSEPGALPINVDGSVFGVYQSQTFTAQADAAFPTSDTTDRSTTVGGQLTLRGAIGVHQVPALLLAGSGERFVVHDGVGQFGRTLPGTAPARTRARFTIGGEDEILLLGDRLSIVPGVRWEVYHDVFPPDPLDLVPATNVSGTTTRDFVTPRIGVRADVGWGATLLGNATRSARMPNLTELFGDSGVVQGNPNLQPETAITWDLGGRLRSPWTNAVLTDATFEYAYFWSDIDDLIVLVPSSVNVFVPTNIGAATIRGNEVALRGALWDRVLVTTNYTHQRTRDEGSEAFAHGKQLPGRPANEAYARVELVWSRERPLPIGSLGERLWPGRIFTDVDLIASNFLDRANREQVGSRALVGIGIDVTLPWAGLHAAWEMKNVTDDQTEDALGFPLPGRSIFFTLSAGFGAPR is encoded by the coding sequence ATGATCGCCGCCGGGGTCGAGGCGCACGCCGAGGAGCGCCTCCCCGAGGTCGTCGTCACGGCGCCGCCCGTGCGCGACGACGCGCCGGCGCCGCGCGACCCGACGGCGTTCGCGTCCGTGATCGAGACGCGCGAGGCGGCGACGTCGGTCGAGACGCTCGCCGAAGCGCTCTCCAACACCGTCGGCGTGCAGGTGCGGCGCTTCGGCGGCCTGGGCGACTTCAGCACGGTGTCGATCCGCGGCTTCTCGCCCGGCCAGGTGCAGGTCTACCTCGACGGCGTGCCGCTCTCGCGCGCGGACAACGAGGTGGTGAACCTCTCCGACCTGCCGCTCGACGCCGTCGACCACGTCGAGGTCTATCGCAGCATCACGCCGCTCGCGTTCGCCCAGTCCGGCGCGGGCGGGGTCGTGAACGTCGTCACGCGGCGTCCAGGCGCCGAGCCGATCGCCGCCGGCGCCGTCTCGTACGGATCGTTCGAGACGCGCAAGGCGTCGCTCGCCTACGGGCGCACGGTCGGCGCGTGGGACGGGCTCGTCTTCGGGCAGTACCTCGGCAGCAAGGGCGACTTCACGTTCACCCTCGATCCGAACGAATTCTTCAATGCGCCGCCGCAGTCCGAGCAGACGCGCATCAACAACGCCTTCAACCAGGGCGACCTCACGGGACGCGTCGCCTACCACGGCTCGCCCTTCACGCTCGCGATCACGACCGACACGTTCGTCAAATCGCAAGGCGTGCCGGGTCGCGCCGAGGTGCAGTCGCCCACCGGCCATCGCGACACGCTCCGCAGCCTCACGCAGATCGATCTCACCTCGGAGCCGGGCGCGCTGCCGATCAACGTCGACGGCAGCGTGTTCGGCGTCTACCAGTCGCAGACGTTCACGGCACAGGCCGACGCGGCGTTCCCCACCAGCGACACGACCGATCGCTCGACGACCGTGGGTGGGCAGCTCACGCTGCGCGGCGCGATCGGCGTGCACCAGGTGCCCGCGCTCCTGCTCGCGGGGAGCGGCGAGCGCTTCGTCGTGCACGACGGCGTGGGGCAGTTCGGGAGGACCCTGCCGGGCACGGCGCCCGCGCGCACGCGAGCGCGCTTCACGATCGGTGGCGAGGACGAGATCCTGCTCCTCGGCGATCGCCTCTCGATCGTCCCGGGCGTGCGCTGGGAGGTCTACCACGACGTCTTTCCGCCAGATCCTCTGGACCTCGTACCGGCGACCAACGTCTCGGGCACGACGACGCGCGACTTCGTGACGCCGCGCATCGGCGTCCGCGCCGATGTCGGCTGGGGCGCGACGCTGCTCGGCAACGCCACCCGCAGCGCGCGCATGCCGAACCTGACGGAGCTCTTCGGGGACAGCGGCGTCGTGCAGGGCAACCCGAACCTGCAACCCGAGACGGCGATCACCTGGGACCTCGGCGGCCGTCTGCGCTCGCCGTGGACCAACGCCGTCCTCACCGACGCGACGTTCGAGTACGCCTACTTCTGGAGCGACATCGACGACCTCATCGTGCTCGTCCCGAGCAGCGTCAACGTCTTCGTGCCGACCAACATCGGCGCCGCGACCATTCGTGGCAACGAGGTGGCGCTGCGCGGTGCGCTCTGGGATCGCGTGCTGGTCACGACGAACTACACGCACCAGCGGACGCGCGACGAGGGCTCCGAAGCGTTCGCGCACGGCAAGCAGCTCCCCGGACGTCCCGCCAACGAGGCGTACGCGCGCGTCGAGCTCGTGTGGTCGCGCGAGCGCCCGCTGCCGATCGGGTCGCTCGGGGAACGGCTGTGGCCCGGGCGGATCTTCACCGACGTCGATCTCATCGCGTCGAACTTCCTCGACCGCGCGAATCGCGAGCAGGTCGGCAGCCGCGCGCTGGTCGGGATCGGGATCGACGTGACGCTGCCGTGGGCGGGCCTGCACGCCGCGTGGGAGATGAAGAACGTGACCGACGACCAGACCGAGGACGCGCTCGGATTTCCGCTGCCCGGACGCTCGATCTTCTTCACGCTCTCCGCCGGATTCGGCGCACCACGTTGA
- a CDS encoding TPM domain-containing protein — protein sequence MRSLATLALVLRLVGGAIAAEPAIPTPQGFVTDLAGVVSPAVNARLTDLLQELQAKTGAEIAVLTVDTTAPLDDFTFAMRVADAWKPGRKREDTGLVFLVAVKDRKLRVLTGYGLEGILPDGLVGQIQDEEVVPSFRAGRIDEGIERGVRAFAGEIAASKGVTLTGVPPPRPRPQAAPLPGWVALLILVLSLAFIVYVMSRQQSFAARGRRRGGFYVPGGFGGGFGTGGGGGGGGFGGFSGGGFGGGGAGRSW from the coding sequence ATGCGTAGCCTCGCCACCCTCGCGCTGGTCCTGCGACTCGTCGGGGGCGCGATCGCCGCCGAGCCGGCGATCCCCACGCCGCAGGGCTTCGTCACGGACCTCGCTGGCGTCGTGAGCCCGGCCGTGAACGCGCGGCTCACCGACCTCCTCCAGGAGCTCCAGGCGAAGACGGGGGCCGAGATCGCCGTCCTCACCGTCGACACGACCGCGCCGCTCGACGACTTCACCTTCGCGATGCGCGTCGCCGACGCGTGGAAGCCGGGACGCAAGCGCGAGGACACGGGTCTCGTCTTCCTGGTCGCCGTCAAGGACCGCAAGCTCCGCGTCCTCACCGGCTACGGGCTCGAGGGCATCCTGCCGGACGGCCTCGTCGGGCAGATCCAGGACGAAGAGGTCGTGCCGTCGTTCCGCGCCGGCCGCATCGACGAGGGCATCGAGCGGGGCGTGCGCGCGTTCGCGGGCGAGATCGCCGCCTCGAAGGGCGTGACGCTGACCGGCGTGCCGCCACCCCGCCCGCGCCCGCAGGCGGCGCCGCTCCCCGGCTGGGTGGCGTTGCTGATCCTGGTGCTCTCGCTCGCCTTCATCGTGTACGTCATGAGCCGTCAGCAGAGCTTCGCGGCGCGCGGACGCCGTCGGGGCGGCTTCTACGTTCCCGGTGGGTTCGGCGGCGGGTTCGGCACCGGTGGCGGAGGCGGCGGGGGCGGGTTCGGCGGATTCAGCGGCGGGGGTTTCGGCGGCGGGGGCGCAGGTCGGAGCTGGTAG
- a CDS encoding LemA family protein yields MRRTANLRLGILLSTLLLAGCSYNTLVSMREAIDAAWAQVENQLQRRNDLIPNLVEVTKGYATHEKEIFESVANARSKLLAAGTRDEKIDAANNLSGALGRLLAIAERYPDLKANVQFAKLSDELAGTENRIAVERMRYNDAVRAFNTAIKSFPTVAWAGWLGFETQKYFEAPAAAKEVPKVDFGAQPKPQ; encoded by the coding sequence ATGCGACGAACGGCGAACCTGAGACTCGGAATCCTCTTGAGCACGCTGCTGCTCGCGGGCTGCAGCTACAACACCCTCGTCAGCATGCGCGAGGCGATCGACGCGGCGTGGGCGCAGGTCGAGAACCAGCTCCAGCGCCGCAACGACCTGATCCCCAACCTCGTCGAGGTGACGAAGGGATACGCCACGCACGAGAAGGAGATCTTCGAATCGGTCGCGAACGCGCGCTCGAAGCTGCTCGCCGCCGGCACGCGCGACGAGAAGATCGACGCCGCCAACAACCTCTCCGGCGCCCTCGGGCGACTGCTTGCGATCGCCGAGCGCTATCCCGACCTGAAGGCGAACGTGCAGTTCGCGAAGCTCTCCGACGAGCTCGCCGGCACCGAGAACCGGATCGCGGTCGAGCGCATGCGCTACAACGACGCCGTCCGCGCCTTCAACACGGCGATCAAGAGCTTCCCGACCGTCGCGTGGGCCGGCTGGCTCGGCTTCGAGACCCAGAAGTACTTCGAGGCCCCGGCGGCGGCGAAGGAAGTGCCGAAGGTGGACTTCGGGGCGCAGCCGAAGCCGCAGTGA